A single genomic interval of Flavobacterium sp. N2820 harbors:
- a CDS encoding T9SS type B sorting domain-containing protein: MKKIYFYLLLLTSFFGVSQTVTVNTTTYTVPQLIEDILIDSPCALVSNFTSSPSCGIGYFQYAGTNFGFSSGVILRNGLAVNSAGSYTGNNMSSTCSTSGDVQLQAISNANGNTGSINDVTYVQFDFTPLTDRFSFNYIFSSNEYGTFQCGFSDVFAFILTDLVTGVTTNLAVVPSTTTPVSVTTIRNNAHNATCASVNPLLFDVYNVGAPTSVMNMRGYTVPLTAFADVIPNRNYRIKLAIGDYNDSAFDSAVFIEAGSFNVGVADLTYPVGIGFETDDMTEVNGLAMCPGDIRVLDSNLDPADYNFVWTLDSNVLVGETGSTLTVSAPGTYCLAASNISGASCTQTDCIVVEYLPGITVNQNPPDLYSCSYNFNLADNNLEVLGTLDPMEYDVLFYLTAQDAIDNTNQISANFLATLPVTPIFVRVENFAIPCPAFTQFDAIVNSASPTVSISGTTTIPSGTSTTITFTGTPNAVVTYNIDGGPQLTITLDATGVATITTPNLTADTTYNLVSVFSGCLVNVTGSAIITIATGPTASVSANTICSGTTGTVTFTGTPNAVVTYTVDGSPNQTITLDATGQFVLTTPVLTADSVYTLVEVSDGTITTPLTGVTATVTVIALPTATISGTTAICSGSATDLTFTGTADAIVTYTDGTSNFTTTLTGGTSTVSVSPTTTTTYSLVSVASNTTPVCTATPTGSVVITVSQQVAGSLSYTPSDFCTIDFGTYAPTVVISGAGTGTCASTTPVYTATPAGLTIDATTGVITPSTSVVGTYTITLTYPACGGCGVANFTTTVTVSSPGSASVSYTTPLCTNDTATYAPTLTGAGSATNYTATPAGLSIDLITGVINPSASTAGTYTINYTPASVGACVIVGTPTTVTITAAPTAAISYAGTPYCDDIATAQAVTLTGTNAYTGGSFSASPAGLLIDASTGAITPTGSTAGTYTVTYTIPASAGCASSDVTTTVTITGLPTAAISYAGTPYCDNLATAQAITLTGTNAYTGGSFSATPAGLLLDVITGAITPTGSTAGTYTVTYTIPASAGCASSDVTTTVTITAAPTAAISYAATPYCDDIATAQAVTLTGTNAYTGGSFSASPAGLLIDASTGAITPTGSTAGTYTVTYTIPASAGCASSDVATTVTITGLPTAAISYAGTPYCDNLATAQAITLTGTNAYTGGSFSATPAGLLLDASTGAITPTGSTAGTYTVTYTIPASAGCASSDVTTTVTITAAPTAAISYAATPYCDDIATAQAITLTGTNAYTGGSFSASPAGLLIDTSTGAITPNGSTAGTYTVTYTIPASAGCASSDVTTTVTITGLPTAAISYAGTPYCDNLATAQAITLTGTNAYTGGSFSATPAGLLLDAITGAITPTGSTAGTYTVTYTIPASAGCASSDVTTTVTITAAPTAAISYAATPYCDDIATAQAVTLTGTNAYTGGSFSASPAGLLIDASTGAITPTGSTAGTYTVTYTIPASAGCASSDVTTTVTITGLPTAAISYAGTPYCDNLATAQAITLTGTNAYTGGSFSATPAGLLLDASTGAITPTGSTAGTYTVTYTIPASAGCASSDVTTTVTITAAPTAAISYAGTPYCDDIATGQAVTLTGTNAYTGGSFSASPTGLLIDASTGAITPNGSTAGTYTVTYTIPASAGCASSTVSTTLTIIAVPQITLTSSVASTNQTICVNTAIGNITYTFGGSATGVNVVGLPAGVTASTSGNVVTISGTPTSATAATFNYTITATGSICGTPSLSGSITLTNGIAPIFTQANAVCDGVTINLPTTSTNGITGAWQLISSTPTDATYEFTPDAGQCALNTQMTVQIYPRPVVTATVLPSTGVLCSGDVVDIQLSSNVPGAIFSWTSSSATVTGHSSSVVGSTDTFINQTLVLNSGITGTGEVVYGIVAEANGCVGETVFVTISVNPIPDVTVTGDGQTICSGETTNISFEGTVNNTVFTWVVQSSTGVSGASNGSGSSIAQVLETTGLSQGVVVYQVTPSLNGCVGASATITVYVNPIPELFGSPNHPELCSGVGSTFINFSTFNANTIFTWTVNQVGVTGATADTSTGSTLLIEQVLETTGNTQGYVDYVITPTLNGCSGTSVTVRVYVNPLPQPVLADGTICVDAAGVTFQTYLLDTGLDASMYDFVWYIDGVAQANSDAATFTASVVGVYSVIATNSVTNCVSEEEFAAVTATTPADSFTTLVTDAFSDNATITVTVSGGSGTLLYQLDEGSFQSSNIFTGVSAGEHTVTVIDSEGCTFITQNVTVIDYPKYFTPNGDGHNDTWNIVGMNQADAKLYIFDRYGKLIKQLSATDTSNGWDGTYNGQQLPSTDYWFTLDYTENGAAKQFKAHFSMKR, translated from the coding sequence ATGAAAAAAATTTACTTTTATTTACTTTTATTAACATCATTTTTTGGTGTTTCTCAAACAGTTACAGTTAATACAACAACTTATACTGTCCCTCAATTAATAGAAGATATTTTAATTGATTCGCCATGTGCTTTGGTGTCAAATTTCACTTCTTCACCATCTTGTGGAATTGGATATTTCCAATATGCTGGAACAAATTTTGGTTTTTCATCTGGAGTTATTCTTAGAAACGGACTCGCTGTTAATTCAGCTGGAAGTTACACGGGAAACAATATGAGTAGTACTTGCTCAACTTCGGGAGATGTTCAATTACAAGCTATTTCAAATGCCAATGGAAATACGGGATCTATTAATGATGTTACCTATGTTCAATTTGATTTCACACCTTTAACCGATAGATTTAGTTTCAATTATATATTTTCATCTAATGAATATGGAACGTTTCAATGTGGTTTCTCAGATGTATTTGCCTTTATCTTAACGGATTTAGTTACTGGAGTTACTACGAATTTAGCAGTGGTTCCTTCAACGACAACGCCAGTATCTGTTACTACAATTAGAAACAATGCACACAATGCAACATGTGCTTCGGTTAATCCTTTATTGTTTGATGTTTATAACGTTGGAGCTCCTACATCTGTAATGAATATGAGAGGGTATACAGTTCCTTTAACGGCTTTTGCGGACGTAATTCCAAATAGAAATTATAGAATTAAATTAGCTATTGGAGATTATAATGATTCTGCATTTGATTCTGCGGTTTTTATTGAAGCAGGAAGTTTTAATGTAGGGGTTGCTGATTTAACATATCCTGTTGGTATTGGTTTTGAGACCGATGACATGACAGAAGTTAATGGATTAGCTATGTGTCCTGGTGATATTAGAGTTTTGGATTCAAATTTAGATCCAGCAGATTATAATTTTGTTTGGACTTTAGATTCAAATGTTTTAGTTGGAGAAACTGGTTCTACTTTAACTGTATCAGCTCCTGGAACTTATTGTTTAGCGGCAAGTAATATTTCGGGTGCTTCTTGTACTCAAACAGATTGTATTGTAGTGGAGTATTTACCAGGAATTACAGTTAATCAAAACCCACCAGATTTATACAGTTGTTCTTATAATTTTAATTTAGCAGATAATAATTTGGAAGTTTTAGGGACATTAGATCCTATGGAATATGATGTTCTATTTTACCTAACCGCTCAAGATGCTATTGATAATACAAATCAAATTTCGGCAAATTTTCTAGCAACGCTGCCTGTAACACCAATTTTTGTTAGAGTTGAAAATTTTGCAATACCATGTCCGGCCTTTACACAATTTGATGCAATAGTTAATTCGGCTTCACCAACGGTATCAATTTCTGGAACAACTACTATTCCTTCGGGGACTAGTACAACAATTACTTTTACAGGAACACCTAATGCAGTAGTTACTTACAATATAGATGGAGGTCCTCAACTAACAATAACATTAGATGCTACAGGTGTTGCTACTATCACAACTCCTAATCTTACAGCTGATACAACATATAACTTAGTTAGTGTTTTTAGTGGATGTTTAGTAAACGTTACAGGTAGTGCTATAATTACTATAGCTACTGGTCCTACAGCTTCAGTTAGTGCCAATACGATATGTTCAGGAACAACAGGTACTGTTACTTTTACGGGTACTCCAAATGCTGTAGTTACCTATACAGTTGACGGTTCACCAAATCAGACGATAACTTTAGACGCTACGGGTCAATTTGTATTGACTACACCAGTTTTAACAGCAGATTCGGTTTACACTTTGGTAGAAGTTTCTGACGGAACGATAACTACACCATTAACAGGTGTTACGGCTACGGTTACCGTTATTGCTTTACCAACAGCTACTATTTCTGGTACAACAGCTATTTGTTCAGGAAGTGCTACAGATTTAACCTTCACAGGAACAGCAGATGCGATTGTTACCTATACAGATGGTACAAGTAATTTTACCACCACATTAACAGGAGGAACATCAACAGTGAGTGTTTCACCAACTACTACAACGACCTATAGTTTGGTAAGTGTTGCATCTAATACGACACCAGTTTGTACAGCTACTCCAACAGGTAGTGTTGTGATTACAGTTTCACAGCAAGTAGCAGGAAGTTTAAGCTACACGCCATCAGATTTTTGTACGATTGATTTTGGTACATATGCGCCTACGGTTGTAATTTCTGGAGCGGGTACAGGCACATGTGCTTCAACTACACCAGTTTATACAGCAACACCAGCAGGTTTAACCATAGATGCAACAACAGGAGTTATTACGCCAAGTACAAGTGTAGTAGGTACATATACCATTACGCTTACTTATCCAGCTTGTGGCGGATGTGGAGTTGCAAATTTCACAACAACAGTAACCGTTTCTTCACCAGGGTCTGCTAGCGTTAGTTATACGACACCATTGTGTACAAATGACACAGCTACGTATGCGCCAACTTTAACAGGAGCAGGTTCAGCAACAAATTATACTGCTACTCCAGCAGGATTATCAATAGATTTAATTACAGGAGTAATTAACCCAAGTGCAAGTACAGCGGGAACTTATACAATAAATTATACGCCAGCATCAGTAGGTGCTTGTGTTATAGTTGGAACTCCAACAACAGTTACCATCACAGCAGCTCCAACAGCAGCTATAAGCTATGCGGGAACACCTTATTGTGATGATATTGCTACAGCACAAGCAGTTACTTTAACAGGAACGAATGCATATACAGGCGGAAGTTTCAGTGCTTCTCCAGCAGGTTTACTAATAGATGCTTCAACAGGAGCTATTACTCCAACTGGAAGTACAGCAGGAACATATACGGTAACGTACACCATTCCAGCGAGTGCAGGATGTGCAAGTAGTGATGTAACAACAACAGTTACCATAACAGGTTTACCAACAGCAGCTATCAGCTATGCGGGAACACCTTATTGTGATAACTTAGCTACGGCACAAGCAATTACCTTGACAGGAACGAATGCCTATACAGGCGGAAGTTTCAGTGCTACACCAGCAGGTTTACTTTTAGATGTAATAACAGGAGCGATTACCCCAACTGGAAGTACAGCAGGAACATATACGGTAACGTACACTATTCCAGCGAGTGCAGGATGTGCGAGTAGTGATGTAACTACTACAGTTACCATCACAGCAGCGCCAACAGCAGCTATCAGTTATGCGGCAACACCTTATTGTGATGATATTGCTACGGCACAAGCTGTTACTTTAACAGGAACGAATGCCTATACAGGCGGAAGTTTCAGTGCTTCTCCAGCAGGTTTACTAATAGATGCTTCAACAGGAGCGATTACTCCAACTGGAAGTACAGCAGGAACATATACGGTAACATACACTATTCCAGCGAGTGCAGGATGTGCAAGTAGTGATGTAGCAACAACAGTAACCATAACAGGTTTACCAACAGCAGCTATTAGCTATGCAGGAACACCTTATTGTGATAACTTAGCTACGGCACAAGCAATTACCTTGACAGGAACGAATGCATATACAGGCGGAAGTTTCAGTGCTACACCAGCAGGTTTACTTTTAGATGCTTCAACAGGAGCTATTACTCCAACTGGAAGTACAGCAGGAACATATACTGTAACGTACACTATTCCAGCGAGTGCAGGATGTGCGAGTAGTGATGTAACTACTACAGTTACCATCACAGCAGCTCCAACAGCAGCTATCAGCTATGCGGCAACACCTTATTGTGATGATATTGCTACAGCACAAGCAATTACCTTAACAGGAACGAATGCATATACAGGCGGAAGTTTTAGTGCTTCTCCAGCAGGTTTACTAATAGATACTTCAACAGGAGCGATTACTCCAAACGGAAGTACAGCAGGAACATATACGGTAACGTACACTATTCCAGCGAGTGCAGGATGTGCAAGTAGTGATGTAACAACAACAGTAACCATAACAGGTTTACCAACAGCAGCTATCAGCTATGCAGGAACACCTTATTGTGATAACTTAGCTACGGCACAAGCAATTACCTTGACAGGAACGAATGCATATACAGGCGGAAGTTTCAGTGCTACACCAGCAGGTTTACTTTTAGATGCAATAACAGGAGCGATTACTCCAACAGGAAGTACAGCAGGAACATATACGGTAACGTACACTATTCCAGCGAGTGCAGGATGTGCGAGTAGTGATGTAACTACTACAGTTACCATCACAGCAGCGCCAACAGCAGCTATCAGTTATGCAGCAACACCTTATTGTGATGATATTGCTACGGCACAAGCAGTTACTTTAACAGGAACGAATGCGTATACAGGCGGAAGTTTTAGTGCTTCTCCAGCAGGTTTACTAATAGATGCTTCAACAGGAGCGATTACTCCAACTGGAAGTACAGCAGGAACATATACGGTAACGTACACTATTCCAGCGAGTGCAGGATGTGCAAGTAGTGATGTAACAACAACAGTAACCATAACAGGTTTACCAACAGCAGCTATCAGCTATGCGGGAACACCTTATTGTGATAACTTAGCTACGGCACAAGCAATTACCTTGACAGGAACGAATGCCTATACAGGAGGAAGTTTCAGTGCTACTCCAGCAGGTTTACTTTTAGATGCTTCAACAGGAGCGATTACTCCAACTGGAAGTACAGCAGGAACATATACGGTAACGTACACTATTCCAGCGAGTGCAGGATGTGCGAGTAGTGATGTAACTACTACAGTTACCATCACAGCAGCTCCAACAGCAGCTATCAGTTATGCGGGAACCCCTTATTGTGATGATATTGCTACAGGACAAGCCGTTACTTTAACAGGAACGAATGCATATACAGGCGGAAGTTTCAGTGCTTCTCCAACAGGTTTACTAATAGATGCTTCAACAGGGGCGATCACTCCAAACGGAAGTACAGCAGGAACATATACGGTAACGTACACTATTCCAGCGAGTGCAGGATGTGCAAGTAGTACGGTAAGTACAACGCTAACAATTATTGCTGTTCCACAAATTACACTTACTTCAAGTGTTGCATCTACAAATCAAACCATTTGTGTTAATACAGCAATAGGTAATATTACTTATACTTTTGGAGGAAGTGCAACAGGAGTTAATGTGGTAGGTTTACCAGCAGGTGTAACAGCTTCGACTTCTGGAAATGTAGTTACTATAAGTGGTACGCCAACATCAGCAACAGCTGCGACTTTTAATTATACAATTACGGCTACAGGAAGTATTTGTGGTACACCGAGTTTATCGGGCAGTATTACTCTTACAAACGGAATTGCACCAATTTTCACGCAAGCAAATGCGGTTTGTGATGGAGTAACAATAAATTTACCAACTACATCAACCAATGGTATTACAGGTGCATGGCAACTTATAAGTTCTACACCAACCGATGCAACATATGAGTTTACACCCGATGCAGGACAATGTGCATTGAATACACAAATGACCGTTCAAATATATCCACGCCCGGTGGTAACAGCTACTGTTTTACCAAGTACAGGTGTTCTTTGTTCAGGAGATGTTGTAGATATTCAATTGAGCAGTAATGTTCCTGGGGCTATTTTTTCATGGACCTCTAGTAGTGCAACAGTTACAGGTCATTCATCATCAGTAGTTGGTTCTACCGATACGTTTATCAACCAGACTTTGGTTTTAAATTCAGGAATTACAGGAACAGGAGAGGTTGTTTATGGAATAGTTGCAGAGGCCAATGGATGTGTTGGGGAAACAGTTTTCGTTACGATTTCAGTAAATCCTATACCCGATGTTACGGTAACCGGTGATGGCCAAACGATTTGTTCTGGCGAGACGACAAATATTTCTTTTGAGGGCACAGTAAACAATACCGTTTTCACATGGGTTGTTCAAAGTAGCACAGGAGTTTCAGGCGCATCAAATGGATCAGGAAGCTCAATTGCACAAGTATTGGAAACAACAGGATTATCTCAAGGCGTTGTTGTGTATCAAGTAACACCAAGTTTAAATGGTTGTGTAGGTGCATCTGCGACAATTACAGTATATGTTAATCCAATTCCGGAGTTATTTGGAAGTCCAAACCATCCAGAATTATGTAGTGGTGTGGGTAGCACGTTTATCAATTTCTCTACCTTTAATGCCAACACCATATTTACATGGACCGTGAATCAAGTAGGAGTAACAGGGGCAACCGCTGATACAAGTACAGGATCTACATTATTAATAGAGCAAGTATTAGAAACAACAGGTAACACACAAGGTTATGTTGATTATGTAATTACGCCAACATTAAATGGATGTTCAGGTACCTCAGTTACGGTTCGAGTTTATGTAAATCCTTTACCGCAGCCTGTTTTAGCAGATGGAACAATATGTGTTGATGCAGCAGGAGTTACCTTCCAGACGTATTTATTAGACACAGGTTTAGATGCAAGTATGTATGATTTTGTTTGGTATATTGATGGAGTTGCTCAAGCAAATTCAGATGCAGCCACATTTACAGCCTCAGTTGTGGGTGTTTATAGTGTTATAGCAACCAATTCGGTTACGAATTGTGTTTCAGAAGAAGAGTTTGCAGCAGTTACTGCTACTACACCAGCAGATTCGTTTACCACATTGGTAACCGATGCATTTTCAGACAATGCAACAATCACAGTAACCGTTTCAGGTGGTTCAGGTACTTTGTTGTATCAATTAGATGAGGGTTCTTTCCAATCATCAAATATTTTTACAGGAGTAAGCGCAGGAGAGCACACAGTTACAGTAATAGATAGTGAAGGTTGTACATTTATAACACAAAACGTAACAGTGATTGATTACCCAAAATACTTTACACCAAATGGCGATGGTCACAACGACACGTGGAATATAGTAGGAATGAATCAAGCAGATGCGAAGTTGTATATTTTTGATAGATACGGAAAGTTAATCAAACAATTAAGTGCAACGGACACAAGTAACGGATGGGATGGAACCTATAACGGACAACAATTACCATCTACAGATTACTGGTTTACACTAGACTACACTGAAAATGGAGCTGCAAAACAATTTAAAGCACATTTTTCAATGAAAAGATAA
- a CDS encoding type IX secretion system membrane protein PorP/SprF: MNFKKSYFILAFLVAQFTYSQEGVAVYSDYLSDNYYLIHPSMAGAANCGKIRLTGRQQWFGQDDAPALQTISFNTSIDEDGKSGIGMILFNDKNGYHSQRGAKLTYAHHLRFSRGTVDLNQLSFGLSTAFVQSTLDGSEFTGFDPVIVPGVIQKDSYFNIDLGVSYHYMDFFTHFTIKNFLASQRRELYSEGFESDNLSKYLWSAGAVFGDDSNLLFEPSFMFQYTSETKEKAIDLNLKVYKELEFGKLWGGLSYRRSFDGAQYVSGSGIQEQKLQWITPIIGLNYDKFMFSYTYSHIMGDVKFDDGGFHQITLGINVFCKDKEWDCNCPAVN, translated from the coding sequence ATGAATTTTAAAAAGAGTTATTTTATTTTAGCATTTTTAGTAGCACAATTTACTTACTCACAAGAAGGTGTTGCAGTGTATTCTGATTATTTATCAGACAATTATTATCTAATTCATCCATCTATGGCTGGAGCCGCAAATTGTGGAAAAATTAGACTTACAGGTCGTCAACAATGGTTTGGGCAAGATGATGCTCCAGCTTTGCAGACCATAAGTTTTAATACTTCTATTGATGAAGATGGAAAGTCTGGTATCGGGATGATTCTTTTTAATGACAAAAATGGTTATCATTCGCAAAGAGGAGCTAAGTTAACTTATGCACATCATTTAAGATTTTCTAGAGGAACTGTAGATTTAAATCAATTATCTTTTGGATTAAGCACAGCATTTGTACAAAGTACTTTGGATGGTTCTGAATTTACTGGTTTTGATCCAGTTATTGTTCCAGGGGTAATTCAAAAAGATTCATATTTTAATATTGATTTAGGTGTTTCTTATCATTATATGGATTTCTTTACTCACTTTACAATCAAAAACTTTTTAGCAAGTCAAAGAAGAGAGTTATATTCAGAAGGATTTGAATCTGATAACTTAAGTAAATATTTATGGAGTGCAGGAGCTGTTTTTGGAGATGATAGTAATTTATTATTTGAACCATCATTCATGTTTCAATATACTTCAGAAACTAAAGAAAAAGCAATTGATTTAAACTTAAAAGTTTATAAAGAATTAGAATTTGGAAAACTTTGGGGTGGTTTATCATACAGAAGAAGTTTTGATGGTGCTCAGTATGTAAGTGGAAGTGGAATTCAAGAACAAAAATTGCAATGGATAACACCAATTATTGGTTTGAATTATGATAAATTCATGTTCTCATATACCTATTCTCATATTATGGGCGATGTTAAGTTTGATGATGGTGGTTTTCACCAAATCACTTTAGGTATCAATGTATTCTGTAAAGATAAAGAGTGGGATTGTAATTGTCCTGCTGTAAACTAA